The following is a genomic window from Rutidosis leptorrhynchoides isolate AG116_Rl617_1_P2 chromosome 8, CSIRO_AGI_Rlap_v1, whole genome shotgun sequence.
TGAATGATCAATGTAATTGATGTAAACATACATTATTAACCTTTTTAAATATATAAGAAAACAATGAATAGAGTAGTTGTTTAATTAATAATTTCACCGCTAAACACCTAATTTTTAACCATTCAAAGCATCATATAGAAGTAAGAAACAAGCGCAGTGTTGAATGGTTCGGCTCTTAGCGATGAATCATTCAGGCAATTAAACGCACCCCAACTTCTATTTTACATGGGAACCGGTTGTAATTTTATTATGTGATCAAATGATTTCAATGATCCAGTCGCTCATAGCCGAATTTCTATCAGGCCAAGGACCAGTTCAACCATGCAAATTTATGCACTCTAGTTTGAATTTGATAATCTACTCTGATTACCATACCAACACTTAATCTTGACATGGCATATCACTGAGATTATCTCAGTTAACCAACCAAGTTTGATCATGTGTGCGATTAAGGAGCACATAACATCTAATACCATTTAGCATACCTGCACGATCAAAACTAAAAACAGCAAATCAAGTTGTCTCAATCTCTTCTTTAACACCAGACTTCAAAATCAAGAAATTATTATGGTTCACAATAGTTCCTTTTACCTTTGACAAGTTCCTAGTTTCAAATTCAGATTACACATTAAACATCCACACCATTAAGATCACAATTGACTCGGCAATTAACCAGACTCACTAGCTTCTGGTGAACCATTGGCTACATAGTCATCCTCAATTGGAGTTCCATTGTCTCTCTCCACAGGGCTAGGGCTTCGGCTTTGCCCGTTTTCTTCAGCCGGACTCTTAATATCAGGGCTGCGGCTCCCGTCACGAACATCATCTTCAATTAGATTCCCACTTGTTGCTTTTGGTGATGGTGTACCTTTCTCTTGCATGTCTCGGTCATCATCGGGAGATGGACTGTGTTTCCTCCCTTTAGATGGTGGTGGTGACGACCGGCTTTTCCTCGGACTTCTTGATCTTCTTTCGCCACGTTCAACGCTGCGCTCACGTTTTGCAGGTGACCTCGAACGGCTGAAAAAACCAACCGGAAGTACAAATAAGTAGATGAATCAACGTATAAATATGTTTAGGATTTTTCTAATGACGGCCGTAACGGCTGACGTTAACGCTCATAAAGGTATTGTACAATTCGGTAACCGTCACCTTAAAGTCTACGTATAACCGACATGTACAACACATGTATGCGCGTTATCGACAACCCTTAGGACAGTCAGTAGAAAAATCCATATGTTAGATTTGAATTATGAAATTTAAAATAAAAGGTAACCTGTAGCTGCGACTCCGGCTTACACTACGGCTACGACGACCCCCACGTCGAGGTGGTGGAGACGGGGTACGAGAGTAACTCCTTCCACGCCTGCTTTAATCACTTGGTAAGAAAATGTATTTATCATAAATTGCCTAGAACTATAAAATAAAAGACAAACTATGATAAG
Proteins encoded in this region:
- the LOC139861227 gene encoding uncharacterized protein isoform X2 — translated: MKRDFAFVEFSDPRDADDARYSLNGRDVDGSRIVVEFAKGAPRGGGGGDHYRDRDRGGGGGSRDFLGRGPPPGAGRCFNCGLDGHWARDCKAGDWKNKCYRCGERGHIERNCQNSPKKVTRGRSYSRTPSPPPRRGGRRSRSVSRSRSYSRSRSPAKRERSVERGERRSRSPRKSRSSPPPSKGRKHSPSPDDDRDMQEKGTPSPKATSGNLIEDDVRDGSRSPDIKSPAEENGQSRSPSPVERDNGTPIEDDYVANGSPEASESG